A region of the bacterium genome:
CTTCACATTGGCAAAGCCAATGGTCGCCCAATATCGGGGCGAGATACCGCTCTCGCCCCGAAGGCCCCACATCTGATTATTCCCCAAATTGTTTCTCGTGCTTAACTCGCCAGCTGAATCCAACCTAAAAACCTGAGTCCTTTCAATGCACTCCTTTGGGCACGCCTCTTGCTCTTCATCCCGGCAGGAGGAAGTCATGAAGAAGCTATTTGTCCTGTTCCTGTTTGCCGCCGCCGGGTTCGGCTGCACGTACGCCAAGACGTCGCCTGCGCAGTTGAGAGACATGCAACTGCAGCCCGAGGCCGGACAGGAAACGTTGCCCGAGGCCGTGACCGATGAGGCCGGCGATACGATCGTCCCGGAAAACACGTCGCCCGAGGTCGCCGGGACGCCGACCGAAACCGATACGCCATCCGACACCGATACGCCGACGGAAGACGAAGGCGCGGATTCTCATTGTCCGACGGGTTGGGTCTCACAAGGAAATCCCTACCTCTGTTGCCGGATCGGCGATCCCCAGACGTGCATGTTCGTCGATCCCGGTCCCGGCGGCGGCGACAAACCCACCGTCGGTGGTATCTTGCCCGTGGACGGTGAGATTGTCGTTGATCCCACCCCGCCGGATGAGCCCACGCCTCCGCCCCCTCCCGGTGGCGGCAGCTCGGGCGGCGGATACGACGGCTCCAACGGCATCGGCTGCCACTTTCAAGGTCCGACCGGCGGGAGGAGAATGCGCCAGACCGTCGGGACGCACAACGAAGCGGATGACATCCTGAGTCAGAACAATTGCGTCATGCTGTAAGAGAAAGAAGATCAAACCGGAGCCACCCCATGGCGCTTCTTGGGCCATGGGGTGGCCTTGTTTTGCGCGAGTTCCAATGTCCTGACGATCCACCGCTTGGTCTCCCTCGGGTCGATGATGTCGTCGATGTAGGCCGCCCCCGCCGCCTTCTCCAGGCTGATCTCCTTCTGAAACATCTCCACCAATTGCTTCCTCGTCTCTTCGGGGTTGTCCGATTCCTCGATCGCCTTCCGGAAGATGATGTTCACCGCTCCCTCCGCCCCCATGAGCGAGATCTCGCCCGAGGGCCAGGCGACGATGCCGTCGGGCTCGTAGCCCTTGCCGCACATCACGTAATAGCCCGCCCCGTAGGCCTTTCGGATCACGACCGTCAGCTTGGGGACGCTCGCGCGCGACACGGCGTAAAGCATTTTGGCGCCGTGTCTAATGATGCCCTGCTTCTCCACCTTGGAACCGACCATGAATCCCGGCACGTCTTGGAGAAAGAGCAGCGGGATGTTGAAGGCGTCGCAGAGATTGATGAAGCGCGCGGCCTTGTCGGCGGAATCGACGTCGAGGACGCCGCCCATCACCATCGGCTGGTTGGCGACGATGCCCACCGGTTTGCCGCAGACGCGCGCCAATCCCACGACGATGGTTTTCGCGAAGCCTGGTTTGATCTCGAAGAACCGGCCATGGTCGACGACCTTCTGGATGACGGCCTTCATGTCGTAAGGCTTCTTGGGGCTGTCGGGCAGGATGTTCAGAATGGATTCATCCACGCGGTCGTCGGGGATGTCCTCATCGTAACCGAAGCCTTCGCCTCCGGCGCCGGTTGAGAGCGGCGGCCTTTCCTCGCAATTCGACGGGAAATAGCTCAGATATTCCTTGATCGCCTGGATGCACGCCTTGTCGTCGGCCGCTTCCAGGTCGCCGACGCCGCTCACCTCGCAATGCACCTTCGAGCCGCCCAGGTCCTCCATCGTGATGTCCTCTCCGATGACGACCTTCACGAGCGGAGGCCCGGCCAGCGCCATCGAACTCGTCCCCCTCACCATGGGCACAAAGTCGGCGAGGGCGGGAACGTAGGCGGTGCCCGCGGCGCAAGGCCCCATCATGGCGGCCACCTGCGGGACGAACCCGCTCATCTTGACCTGGTCGTAGAACATCTTGCCGCTCTCGGCGAATTGCGAGCCCGCGAGCTCCTGGATTCGGGCCCCTGCCGAATCGAGAAGCCAAACAAAGGGAATTTTCTCCCGGATCGCCAATTCGCGGAGACGATCGACCTTGCGTTCCTGCGTGTAACCGATCGAGCCGGCCATGACCGTAAAGTCATAGGCGGCGCAAGCGACGAGCCGGCCCTGAACCTTGCCGTAGCCGGTGATGCAGCCGTCGGCGGGGGTGTACTTGCCTTCCATGGAGGGGTGCTGTGATTGATGGTGCCCCAAAATCCCCAACTCGACGAAGGTCCCCTTGTCAAAGAGGAGGTCGACCCGCTCGCGGGCGGTGAGCTTCCCGGCCTTGTGCTGTCGGGCCACCTCCTCCGT
Encoded here:
- a CDS encoding acyl-CoA carboxylase subunit beta encodes the protein MANLKELSESLREKREKVRQMGGTEEVARQHKAGKLTARERVDLLFDKGTFVELGILGHHQSQHPSMEGKYTPADGCITGYGKVQGRLVACAAYDFTVMAGSIGYTQERKVDRLRELAIREKIPFVWLLDSAGARIQELAGSQFAESGKMFYDQVKMSGFVPQVAAMMGPCAAGTAYVPALADFVPMVRGTSSMALAGPPLVKVVIGEDITMEDLGGSKVHCEVSGVGDLEAADDKACIQAIKEYLSYFPSNCEERPPLSTGAGGEGFGYDEDIPDDRVDESILNILPDSPKKPYDMKAVIQKVVDHGRFFEIKPGFAKTIVVGLARVCGKPVGIVANQPMVMGGVLDVDSADKAARFINLCDAFNIPLLFLQDVPGFMVGSKVEKQGIIRHGAKMLYAVSRASVPKLTVVIRKAYGAGYYVMCGKGYEPDGIVAWPSGEISLMGAEGAVNIIFRKAIEESDNPEETRKQLVEMFQKEISLEKAAGAAYIDDIIDPRETKRWIVRTLELAQNKATPWPKKRHGVAPV